TCATTTGTTTCGGCTAGCTCCGGCTTAAAGCGTTTCCAGCACGGGCGGGAGCGCAAAAAACTGCTGGGGCGAACAAGGAGTGACGAGCGAGAACGGCAGGATGATTTTTAAAGCTGTTTCACTTGGGCCGCCGAACGGCTGAGGAGGTCTTGCGGCGGGCGCAACCTCAAGGGCCGGAGCCGCATCTAAGTAACCAACTGTGATTGACTATCGATCTCGACGGAGGAGGCTTTCCATGAATCCCGATCCAGGGCGGCGCCGGTTGTTATGGACTGTTGGAGCTTGGCTGTTGGCGGATGGCGCGCGGGCGGCCGCGCGCTTGGAGCCCACGCCGGCTCAAACCGCCGGCCCGTTCTATCCGACCGAACCGCCGCTCGATGACGACAACGATCTGACTCGCGTGCGCGGCGCGAGCGGCATCGCTCAAGGGCGCAGCACCGATTTGAACGGGCGATTGCTCGACCGTAACGGCAAGCCTATCGAGCGGACGCGCATCGAGATCTGGCAATGCGACGCCAACGGGCGCTATCACCATCCCTCGGATCGCGCCGGCGGACGCGATGCCAATTTTCAGGGCTTCGGGCATACGGTCACCGACGCCGAAGGCCGTTATCGCTTTCGCACCATCCGGCCGGTGCCGTATCCAGGCCGCACCCCGCATATTCACTTTGCGGTGTTTCCCGAAGGCGAGCGGCCTTTCGTCACCCAACTCTACGTGCGGGGCGAGCCGCTGAACGCCCGTGATGGGCTGTTCAACGACATTCCAGCAGACCGGCGTGAGTTGGTGCTGGCGAATTTCACGCCGGCGCAGGGGGCGGGCGCCGAATTGATGGCGACCTTCAACGTGATTCTGGACCTGACCCCACACGGCTGAAGGGGAGGGGCGGTAGCGGTGGTGAACAGTAAGAATTGCGGTCAGTAGCCGCGAATCCGCCGGCGGAAAAGCCTGGAAAGGTGTGCGGGGTCGTTACCCACGCGAACGCCCGCAATCGATCACGGGGCCGGCTTTTTTGCGATCACGACTTCAAGGTATTCGCCCGGTACCACCAAGGAGTGGGGTCCGCCGATATTAAATCCTTCGAGCAGGGCCGTCAGGTCGGCGGTCAAATCAGCTTGACGAGCCGCCTCAAGCGCGGCAAAGACTTTGTGCGTCGGCCCGTAGTAATGACGGAACACCTCGATCCAATGAGCGGCCGAGCGGTAGCGGAAGTTGAAATGTCGCCGCGCGCAGTGAATGGCGCTGGCCGCCTCGCCGAACAGTTGATCGAGGTGCGTTTCGGAGCCCCACAGCGCCGGAGATTTTAGACCCGCCGGTGGCGCAATATAGCGGGCGATCATCCGAAAGAGCTGACCGATGAACCCTTCAGGCGTCCGATTCGCCAACCCGATGCGGCCGCCGCCGCGCACCACGCGCAACAGCTCGCGCCGTCTTGGCCTGATCGGGCGCGAACATCGCGCCGAAGGTGGAGAGCGCCACGTCGAAGGAACCGGCGTCGAAGGGGAGGTTTTTTCGGCATCCGCCGTTGGATCGAACCTCCAAACTTTCGGCTTTGGCGCGCGCCGCGCCTTTTTCGAGCAGTTGCGGCACGTAGTCGGTCGAAGTGACCTGCGCGAAGCGACGGGCGGCGGCCAGCGTGGCGTTGCCGTTGCCCGCCGCCACGTCCAGCACCCACCCTCGAATCGTGAGTCACGGGCGCGGCATCGATTTTTAACGCAATAGTGTATTCTTAAAAGGCAAAATATTGATTAATCGTCTACCAGGACGGTCTTCAGAACGAGAATCTAGTTCCTGATGATGATACAAAACCCCTATTTTTTCCTGGTGTGGCTCGCAACAACGAGTGAGGAGAGCAGGATGAAACCTTTCCGCTTTACGGTGATCGCAGCGCTGCTCGGCGCGACGGCTTTGATCCCGACCCTGGGTGGCGCACAACAACTGTCCCCAGCGGTGCGCACGCAGCGCGAGATGATCGTCACCGCCAACCCGCGGGCCACTGAAGCCGGCGCCTTCATGCTCAGAATCGGCGGAACCGCGACGGATGCGATGATTGCGGCGCAAGTGGTGCTGGGTCTGGTCGAACCGCAGGCGAGCGGCCTCGGCGGGGGGGCGTTCGTGGTTTACTACGACGCCAGATCTCGGACGGTCACCAGCTTCGACGGCCGGGAAAAGGCCCCGGCCGCCGCGACCGAGCATCGCTTCCTGACCGAGGATGGTAACCCCCTCGATTTCGTGGCGGCTTGGCAAAGCGGCCTGGCGGTCGGTGTTCCGGGCGTGCCGCGCTTGCTCGAAGTGATGCACCGACGTTACGGGCGGTTGCCGTGGTGGTCGTTGTTTGGACCCGCCATCTTCATGGCCCAAGGAGGCTTCCCACTGACCGAGAACACCAGCGACCAAGTCGGCGGACTGCTGGCTCTCAATCCGTCTTGCGCGGACGGAGAACGGTTGTTCTTCCGCGACCGGACCGCCTTCGAGTATTTCGCGAACGCGGCGGATTGCACCGCCAAACCGGCCGGAACCTGGACGCGCAACCCGGATTACGCCAATACGCTGAGACTGATCGCCTTTTGGGGCGCGGCGGGTTTCTACAGCGGCTCCGTGGCGGCCGATCTCGTGGCGGCCGTGCGGGGCGATTTGGCGCTTCCGGGCGATATGACTCTCAGCGACTTGAGCGCCTATCAAGTCATCGAGCGAAAACCGGTGTGCGCCGACTATCGTGGCCACACGGTATGCAGCATGGGACCACCGTCTTCGGGGGGACTGGGGGTCGGCCAGATGCTAGGCATCCTCGAACACTTCGATCTCGGTTCGAATCCGCTGGATAGCGAGGCGGTCCACCTTTTTGCCCAGGCCGGCCGGCTGGCGTTCGCGGATCGCAACCAGTATGTGGCGGACTCCGATTTCGTGCCGGTTCCCGTCCGGGGGATGCTGGATAAAACCTATCTGGCCGGACGGGCCGCGCTGATCGGCGACCGCGATCTGGGTACGGTAAGCCCCGGCGTGCCACCGGGCGCTGTCGAGCCGGCGGCGCCCGACCGCACGACCAATACCACCGGGACCAGTCACATCTCCGTCGTCGACCGTTACGGCAACGCGCTGGCCATGACCACCTCGATCGAGAGCTCTTTCGGCAACGGCGTCATGGTTCCCGGCCGGGGGTTTCTGCTCAACAACCAGCTCACCGATTTTTCCTTCGCGCCGCGCGGTGATGACGGTGCGCCGATCGTCAATCGCGTGGAAGCCAACAAGCGGCCGCGCAGTTCCATGGCCCCGACGCTGGTGTTCGACGCGCGCGGCCGCTTGGAGTGGCTGACCGGTTCGCCGGGAGGGTCGCGCATCATCGGCTACGTGGCGCAGTCGCTCGTCAACGTCATCGACTTCGGGCTCGATCCGCAGGAGGCGATCGATGTCCCGCACTACATGAACCGCAACGGCCGAACCGAGCTGGAGCGGCCGATTCCAGGCGTGACCTTGGGCTACGACGCCGAAGCGCTGGCACAAGCTCTCGCCGCGCGTGGGCACGGGGTGGACTTCGTTGAACAGGTTAGCGGTTTGGGCGT
The Candidatus Competibacteraceae bacterium DNA segment above includes these coding regions:
- a CDS encoding intradiol ring-cleavage dioxygenase; its protein translation is MNPDPGRRRLLWTVGAWLLADGARAAARLEPTPAQTAGPFYPTEPPLDDDNDLTRVRGASGIAQGRSTDLNGRLLDRNGKPIERTRIEIWQCDANGRYHHPSDRAGGRDANFQGFGHTVTDAEGRYRFRTIRPVPYPGRTPHIHFAVFPEGERPFVTQLYVRGEPLNARDGLFNDIPADRRELVLANFTPAQGAGAELMATFNVILDLTPHG
- the ggt gene encoding gamma-glutamyltransferase — translated: MKPFRFTVIAALLGATALIPTLGGAQQLSPAVRTQREMIVTANPRATEAGAFMLRIGGTATDAMIAAQVVLGLVEPQASGLGGGAFVVYYDARSRTVTSFDGREKAPAAATEHRFLTEDGNPLDFVAAWQSGLAVGVPGVPRLLEVMHRRYGRLPWWSLFGPAIFMAQGGFPLTENTSDQVGGLLALNPSCADGERLFFRDRTAFEYFANAADCTAKPAGTWTRNPDYANTLRLIAFWGAAGFYSGSVAADLVAAVRGDLALPGDMTLSDLSAYQVIERKPVCADYRGHTVCSMGPPSSGGLGVGQMLGILEHFDLGSNPLDSEAVHLFAQAGRLAFADRNQYVADSDFVPVPVRGMLDKTYLAGRAALIGDRDLGTVSPGVPPGAVEPAAPDRTTNTTGTSHISVVDRYGNALAMTTSIESSFGNGVMVPGRGFLLNNQLTDFSFAPRGDDGAPIVNRVEANKRPRSSMAPTLVFDARGRLEWLTGSPGGSRIIGYVAQSLVNVIDFGLDPQEAIDVPHYMNRNGRTELERPIPGVTLGYDAEALAQALAARGHGVDFVEQVSGLGVIQAIERGFLGGADRRRDGAVGGQ